A single genomic interval of Scatophagus argus isolate fScaArg1 chromosome 22, fScaArg1.pri, whole genome shotgun sequence harbors:
- the itih5 gene encoding inter-alpha-trypsin inhibitor heavy chain H5, with translation MNGKMQLLPLLLPLLTRFSPAVLGQLEENQFGDDFDSDLADFDLDIAPRRVPRQVKSILSKETKPHIQELSIKTTIISRYAFTAVHCAMLNRHSAAAEGVFQFQIPSNAYVSNFTMIIGGRVYQSEVRPKEKKVKQENGKPKKKETGDASPEPEVEVFRMAANIPGRNRAVFLLTYEELLQRRLGRYEHVTSLRPLQLVSRLSLDVTIVDHAAITDLQVLPLRNSRSTSASNAGSNAPKTPAKPEPPVTTVVNNEKNVYRITFSPNIVQQAKISTNGLLGDFVIRYDVQRDMGIGDIQVLNGHFVHYFAPKDLPVVPKNVVFVIDTSASMLGTKIRQTKDALFTILRDLRPDDRFNFISFSNKIKVWQPNRLVPVTPLNVRDAKKFIYMLPTTGGTNIDGAIQTGSSLLRDYLSGPDASPNSVSLIIFLTDGRPTVGEIQSTAILGNTRSAVQEKFCIFTIGIGNDVDYRLLERMALENCGMMRRIHEEADASAMLKGFYDEIGTPLLSDIRINYTEDSVQYVTQHLFTNYFNGSEIVIAGKLTNQSAESLHVQVTASNNDKSIILETDVPLRQRQTETEKHVRAATAAMATGAKAPGSGATQGLGVVLGAIAEDFVEHVWGFLSVKEGLRSRLRSRTSKEREDHIQQATNLSLTYHFLTPLTNLVVEKPEVLADGTMAPAPTIAPATGEAVSTTNELLGDTEDGEPQTPNGKQGSQTSSLSNMIGKAERRPAKKSVTISKTSADGDPHFVVEIPLSKLTVCFNINGEPGHILRLVSDHKHSGVTVNGKLIGAPAPPGSHKQQRTYFSTITIVVDRPKRAYIEVTPKKVILDGRDRMVLPCHSTVAVDSGALSVSIVAKSNVTVTVGGDVSFVILLHQYKNPAAYQRDHVGFYIGQSKGLSQHCHGLLGQFLYEEVGLTELPAQGDTKASPVLKVKDRSVPVVQKSRRIFSGTENVDCWFARNNAAKLIDGQYEDYVMSHMFDTGDWPRGTNRV, from the exons ATGAACGGCAAGATgcagctgctgccgctgctgctgcctttgctGACGCGCTTCAGCCCGGCTGTACTGGGACAACTGGAGGAAAACCAGTTTGGAGACGACTTCGATTCCGACTTAGCAGACTTTGATTTGGACATC GCGCCGCGCAGGGTCCCACGGCAGGTGAAAAGCATACTCTCCAAG gAGACTAAACCCCACATCCAGGAACTCTCCATCAAGACCACCATCATCTCGCGCTACGCCTTCACCGCGGTGCACTGCGCCATGCTGAACCGGCACTCCGCCGCCGCCGAGGGCGTCTTCCAGTTTCAGATCCCCTCCAACGCTTACGTCTCCAACTTCACCAT GATCATTGGAGGGCGCGTCTACCAGAGCGAGGTCAGGCCGAAGGAAAAGAAGGTCAAACAGGAGAACGGCAAACccaagaagaaagagacaggTGATGCAAG TCCTGAGCCGGAGGTGGAGGTGTTCAGGATGGCAGCCAACATCCCCGGTCGGAACCGGGCCGTCTTCCTGCTCACCTACGAGGAGCTCCTGCAGCGACGGCTGGGCCGCTACGAGCACGTGACCAGCCTGCGGCCGCTGCAGCTGGTCAGCCGCCTCAGCCTGGACGTCACCATCGTCGACCACGCGGCCATCACGGACCTCCAGGTGCTCCCGCTCCGCAACAGCAGGAGCACCAGTGCGTCCAACGCCGGGTCGAATGCACCTAAGACACcag ccaAGCCCGAGCCTCCGGTCACCACTGTGGTCAACAACGAAAAGAACGTCTACAGGATCACCTTCAGCCCCAACATCGTCCAGCAGGCCAAGATCAGCACCAACGGCCTCCTGGGAGACTTTGTGATCCGCTACGACGTGCAGAGGGACATGGGGATAGGAGACATTCAG GTTTTAAACGGCCACTTTGTCCACTACTTTGCCCCCAAAGACCTTCCTGTCGTGCCCAAGAATGTGGTGTTTGTGATCGACACCAGCGCCTCCATGCTGGGGACGAAGATCAGACAG acTAAAGATGCTCTGTTCACCATCCTGAGGGATCTGCGACCGGACGACCGCTTCAACTTCATCAGCTTCTCCAACAAGATCAAAGTTTGGCAGCCGAACCGTCTCGTGCCGGTGACGCCTCTTAATGTCAGAGACGCCAAGAAGTTTATTTACATGCTGCCAACCACTGGAG GAACAAATATCGACGGTGCCATCCAGACCGGCTCTTCTCTGCTTCGGGATTACCTCTCAGGCCCTGACGCCAGCCCGAACAGCGTCTCCCTCATCATTTTCCTGACAGACGGACGGCCCACGGTCGGCGAGATCCAGTCCACTGCCATCCTGGGGAACACTCGCTCGGCCGTGCAGGAGAAGTTCTGCATCTTCACCATCGGGATTGGGAACGACGTGGACTACCGGCTGCTGGAGCGCATGGCTCTGGAAAACTGTGGCATGATGAGACGCATCCACGAGGAGGCCGACGCCAGCGCGATGCTCAAAGG GTTCTACGATGAGATCGGAACTCCTCTGCTGTCCGACATAAGGATCAACTACACAGAGGACTCAGTCCAGTACGTCACTCAGCATCTCTTCACCAACTACTTCAACGGCTCTGAGATCGTCATCGCCGGCAAGCTGACCAACCAAAGCGCAGAGTCGCTTCACGTCCAGGTCACAGCCAGCAATAACGACAAGAGCATCATCCTGGAGACCGATGTTCCACTGCGGCAGCGACAGACGGAAACTGAGAAGCATGTGagagcagccacagcagcaatGGCGACTGGAGCGAAGGCTCCCGGGTCAGGGGCCACACAGGGATTAGGCGTCGTTTTGGGTGCCATAGCAGAAGACTTTGTGGAGCATGTGTGGGGTTTCCTGAGTGTCAAGGAAGGACTACGGTCGCGGCTACGCAGCCGAACCAGCAAGGAGAGGGAGGACCACATCCAGCAGGCCACCAATCTGTCTCTGACCTACCACTTCCTCACTCCCCTCACCAACCTGGTGGTGGAGAAGCCTGAGGTCCTGGCTGATGGCACCATGGCCCCGGCACCCACCATCGCTCCAGCTACTGGTGAGGCTGTCTCAACCACCAATGAGCTACTAGGCGACACAGAGGACGGAGAGCCTCAGACACCCAATGGGAAGCAAGGCAGCCAGACTTCATCTCTGAGCAATATGATTG GTAAAGCCGAGAGGAGACCAGCCAAGAAATCCGTCACCATCTCCAAAACATCAG CGGACGGTGACCCCCACTTTGTGGTCGAGATCCCTCTGAGTAAACTGACCGTTTGCTTCAACATTAACGGTGAGCCTGGACACATCCTGCGCCTGGTGTCTGACCACAAGCACTCAG GTGTGACGGTGAACGGGAAGCTGATCGGCGCCCCGGCTCCACCAGGCAGCCACAAACAACAGCGAACATATTTCAGCACCATCACCATCGTGGTGGATCGTCCCAAACGCGCGTACATCGAGGTGACGCCAAAGAAGGTCATCCTGGACGGGCGGGACAGGATGGTGCTGCCCTGCCACTCCACAGTTGCGGTGGACAGCGGCGCTTTGTCGGTGTCCATCGTGGCAAAGTCTAACGTGACCGTGACGGTCGGAGGGGACGTCAGCTTTGTGATCCTGCTGCATCAGTACAAGAATCCAGCCGCCTACCAGAGGGACCATGTGGGGTTCTACATCGGCCAGAGCAAAGGGCTGTCGCAGCACTGCCACGGCCTGCTGG GTCAGTTCCTGTATGAGGAAGTGGGCCTGACAGAACTTCCTGCACAAGGAGACACGAAAGCATCTCCCGTCCTGAAGGTGAAGGACCGATCTGTGCCGGTGGTTCAGAAGAGCAGGAGGATCTTCAGCGGGACTGAGAACGTGGACTGCTGGTTCGCCCGGAACAACGCAGCCAAGCTGATAGACGGACAGTACGAGGACTATGTGATGTCCCACATGTTCGACACCGGGGACTGGCCCCGCGGGACCAACAGGGTATGA